A genomic stretch from Candidatus Avedoeria danica includes:
- a CDS encoding APC family permease: MQVNPDGLKRILIGRPFPTSASAHERLDKVRGLAIFASDPISSNAYATEAIMHVLIVLGSGALAMTMPIALGIAALIALVCTSYVQTIHHYPHGGGAYSVAKDNLGPNVALFAAAALMTDYVLTVSVSVAAGIRAVTSAFPDLVELRLPLAIAAVLLIAWINLRGVRESGTVFAFPTYAFVAGVLVTIGLGLSRMYGLFGLPPLDPHPVVLPASVAIDPWSLAYTWLLLRAFAAGCTALTGIEAISNGVTAFRKPEARNAATTMVWMAVIAMTLFIGISWLATHMALIPTDEGESILSQMTNSVSENLSGGRVLYYWVQTFTALILLLAANTGYQDFPRLGFFLARDGYMPRWMQNRGDRLVYSSGILLLTFIAGIVLVIFNAEEIRMLPLYAIGVMISFTLSQAGMVVLWGKVSRLKPGETMRTEVTTLHHERNVVWKRVLNATGALVTGIVLVVITATKFLEGAWIIALLIPLFVWAFLAIHRHYGRVADMLSTNEREDTLASLTEVADVVIVPIPDVHRGTLRALKYAKKLSPNVRAVAIITDDDQQARILRRWARFPELTKDEEIHLINYDYRDIIDRLVEYIIEVSTEEFPNQLVTVVVPEFIPRNAIERLLHNQTANMLRRRLHAEPNIVVIDIHYHV, translated from the coding sequence ATGCAAGTCAACCCCGACGGCCTGAAGCGCATCCTCATCGGCCGTCCCTTCCCAACGAGCGCCAGCGCCCACGAGCGGCTTGACAAGGTCCGCGGCCTGGCCATCTTCGCCTCGGACCCGATCAGCTCCAACGCCTACGCCACCGAGGCGATCATGCACGTCCTCATCGTCCTGGGCTCCGGCGCCCTGGCGATGACGATGCCGATCGCCCTCGGCATCGCCGCGCTGATCGCGCTGGTGTGCACCAGCTACGTCCAGACGATCCATCACTACCCGCACGGCGGCGGCGCCTACTCCGTGGCCAAGGACAACCTCGGCCCGAACGTCGCCCTCTTCGCCGCCGCGGCCCTTATGACGGATTATGTCCTCACCGTATCCGTGTCGGTCGCTGCCGGCATCCGCGCGGTCACCTCGGCGTTCCCTGACCTCGTCGAACTGCGGCTGCCGCTCGCCATTGCGGCCGTCCTGCTCATCGCCTGGATCAACCTGCGCGGTGTGCGCGAGAGCGGAACGGTGTTCGCCTTCCCGACATACGCCTTCGTGGCCGGCGTCCTCGTCACCATCGGGCTCGGCTTGTCGCGGATGTACGGCCTGTTCGGCCTGCCCCCGCTGGACCCCCACCCGGTCGTGCTGCCCGCATCGGTGGCCATCGACCCGTGGTCGCTGGCCTACACGTGGCTCCTGCTGCGCGCGTTCGCGGCAGGCTGCACGGCCCTCACCGGCATCGAAGCGATCTCCAACGGTGTGACGGCGTTCCGGAAGCCCGAAGCCCGCAACGCGGCCACGACGATGGTGTGGATGGCCGTCATCGCCATGACGCTGTTCATCGGCATCAGCTGGCTGGCCACCCACATGGCGCTCATCCCGACGGACGAGGGCGAGAGCATCCTTTCCCAGATGACGAACAGCGTCTCGGAAAACCTGTCGGGCGGGCGGGTGCTGTACTACTGGGTTCAGACGTTCACCGCGCTCATCCTCCTCCTGGCGGCGAACACGGGCTATCAGGACTTCCCGCGGCTCGGCTTCTTCCTGGCCCGCGACGGCTACATGCCCCGCTGGATGCAGAATCGGGGAGATCGACTGGTATACAGCTCCGGCATCCTGTTGCTCACGTTCATCGCCGGCATCGTCCTCGTGATCTTCAACGCCGAGGAAATCCGGATGCTGCCGCTGTACGCGATCGGCGTCATGATCAGCTTCACGCTGTCGCAGGCCGGCATGGTGGTGCTCTGGGGCAAGGTGAGCCGGCTCAAGCCCGGCGAAACGATGCGCACCGAGGTCACGACGCTCCACCACGAGCGCAACGTTGTTTGGAAGCGCGTGCTGAACGCCACCGGCGCGCTCGTGACGGGCATCGTGCTCGTCGTCATCACCGCCACCAAGTTCCTTGAGGGCGCCTGGATCATCGCGCTCCTCATCCCGCTGTTCGTCTGGGCGTTCCTGGCCATCCACCGCCACTACGGCCGCGTGGCGGATATGCTCTCGACGAACGAGCGCGAGGACACGCTCGCCAGCCTGACCGAGGTGGCCGACGTCGTCATCGTGCCGATCCCCGACGTCCACCGCGGCACGCTGCGGGCGCTGAAGTACGCCAAGAAGCTGAGCCCGAACGTGCGGGCCGTGGCGATCATCACGGACGACGACCAGCAGGCCCGGATCCTGCGGCGCTGGGCGCGCTTCCCGGAGCTGACGAAGGACGAAGAGATCCATCTGATCAACTACGACTACCGCGACATCATCGACCGGTTGGTCGAGTACATCATCGAGGTCAGCACCGAGGAGTTCCCGAACCAGCTCGTGACCGTCGTCGTCCCGGAGTTCATCCCGCGCAACGCCATCGAGCGCCTGCTGCACAACCAAACGGCCAACATGCTCCGCCGCCGGCTGCACGCGGAACCGAACATCGTCGTGATCGACATCCATTACCACGTGTAG
- a CDS encoding PAS domain-containing protein: MPIPPTPSLRQRDYLLGIARAMTEALEPRDVMALVLKTAVTMTGGTAGAIAIRGDGRGGFGTLDTGGRVGRDAHDDDGLRIVASYHLEEKLVEHLHSSFDPAWPAPASSSAAANSAAASAAPDADADAARSTVDSDDALDSALDGAPAEIDGLTSRRMTALAFPAADFSLPALPPPAGPLVAVRTLPGDDEDMDVVTLPLRRRAHEIGQIVVFRSQGAAVFASADDEVLRAFADQAAIAIENAMLHARLAAREHQLAEVVDGSPTGILLLDGAGRIVGANPAAERLLGRRRDELAGRTLRDALPLEGEDGRRIGIDPAASADGGLRWTGRLPDGARQPWLQVQITALSAVADAVGEVDAPDGVESVSGSTAGSTAGSTAGSTAGSPPAPGSTRTAPDGFVVNVVDVTALREAESAKNTFLAGLSHELKTPLALIRGFAETLQQPQMAGDDAFRAQAVDVILDETTHLTHMVDQLLLAARLRAGALPLDRHTVDLRDMLARSVESFRRVHPDRRWQTELADVGPIVADPVRLREVFDNLLSNAVKYSAPGTPIAVVLGSDGPDGDGPASDVIVQVIDRGIGIDPADQAQLFGRFFRAHTDGGADGTGLGLYMCRAIVGAHGGRIDVRSTPGEGSTFTVRLPRAAAAERGGIAGSDSGAGGDQPPASDDGRQRWST; encoded by the coding sequence ATGCCCATCCCCCCCACGCCGTCCCTCCGCCAACGCGACTACCTCCTCGGCATCGCCCGCGCGATGACCGAGGCGCTCGAGCCGCGCGACGTGATGGCGCTCGTCCTCAAGACCGCCGTCACGATGACCGGCGGCACGGCCGGTGCGATCGCGATCCGCGGGGACGGGCGCGGCGGCTTCGGCACGCTGGACACGGGCGGACGGGTCGGGCGCGATGCGCACGACGACGACGGGCTGCGGATCGTGGCGAGCTACCACCTCGAAGAGAAGCTCGTCGAGCACCTCCACAGCAGCTTCGACCCGGCTTGGCCCGCTCCGGCGTCCAGCAGCGCGGCGGCCAACAGCGCGGCGGCCAGCGCCGCCCCCGACGCCGACGCCGACGCGGCCCGCTCGACCGTCGACTCTGACGACGCCCTCGACAGCGCCCTCGACGGCGCCCCCGCCGAGATCGACGGCCTGACGAGCCGGCGCATGACCGCCCTCGCCTTCCCGGCTGCCGACTTCTCCCTGCCCGCGCTCCCACCGCCCGCCGGCCCGCTCGTGGCCGTGCGCACGCTGCCGGGCGATGACGAGGACATGGACGTCGTCACGCTGCCGCTGCGGCGGCGGGCGCACGAGATCGGGCAGATCGTCGTCTTCCGCAGCCAGGGCGCGGCGGTCTTCGCGTCGGCCGACGACGAGGTGCTGCGCGCCTTCGCCGACCAGGCCGCGATCGCGATCGAGAACGCGATGCTCCACGCCCGACTGGCGGCGCGCGAGCACCAGCTGGCCGAGGTCGTCGACGGCAGCCCGACGGGCATCCTGCTGCTGGACGGCGCGGGACGGATCGTCGGCGCGAACCCGGCGGCGGAACGGCTGCTCGGCCGCCGGCGCGACGAACTCGCCGGACGAACGCTGCGCGACGCGCTGCCGCTCGAGGGCGAGGACGGCCGGCGGATCGGGATCGATCCGGCCGCGTCGGCGGACGGCGGTCTCCGGTGGACCGGGCGGCTGCCGGACGGTGCGCGCCAGCCGTGGCTGCAAGTTCAGATCACCGCGCTCTCGGCCGTGGCCGATGCCGTCGGCGAGGTCGACGCGCCGGACGGCGTCGAGTCGGTGTCGGGCTCGACGGCAGGCTCGACGGCAGGCTCGACCGCGGGATCGACCGCGGGATCGCCACCGGCGCCGGGTTCGACACGCACCGCGCCCGACGGATTCGTCGTCAACGTCGTGGACGTCACCGCCCTGCGCGAGGCGGAATCCGCCAAGAACACCTTCCTGGCCGGGCTGTCGCACGAGCTGAAGACGCCGCTCGCCCTGATCCGCGGCTTCGCCGAGACGCTCCAGCAACCGCAGATGGCGGGCGATGATGCCTTCCGCGCGCAGGCCGTCGACGTGATCCTCGACGAGACGACCCACCTGACGCACATGGTCGATCAGCTACTCCTGGCCGCCCGCCTCCGCGCCGGCGCGCTGCCGCTCGACCGCCACACCGTCGATCTGCGCGACATGCTCGCCCGCTCCGTCGAGTCGTTCCGGCGCGTCCACCCCGACCGCCGCTGGCAGACCGAGCTGGCCGACGTCGGTCCGATCGTCGCCGACCCGGTGCGGCTGCGTGAGGTCTTCGACAACCTCCTGTCCAACGCCGTGAAGTACTCGGCGCCCGGCACGCCGATCGCCGTCGTGCTGGGGAGCGACGGCCCGGACGGCGACGGCCCGGCCAGCGACGTGATCGTCCAGGTGATCGACCGGGGAATCGGCATCGACCCTGCCGACCAGGCGCAGCTCTTCGGCCGGTTCTTCCGCGCCCACACGGACGGCGGCGCCGACGGCACCGGCCTCGGGCTTTACATGTGCCGGGCGATCGTCGGCGCGCACGGCGGTCGGATCGACGTCCGGAGCACGCCGGGCGAGGGGAGCACGTTCACGGTGCGGCTGCCGCGGGCGGCGGCGGCGGAGCGCGGCGGAATCGCGGGCAGTGACAGCGGCGCGGGCGGGGATCAGCCGCCGGCGAGCGACGACGGACGACAGAGGTGGAGCACATGA
- a CDS encoding TerC family protein, giving the protein MGFGPWSWVLFIVFVLSLLFIDLKVLHRNPHKVSAREAGLWTLVLVGLALAFAYLVSVRHEGGAQAATDFLTAYVLEQSLSIDNIFVFVIIFASFSVPAELQHRVLLWGVLGALILRAVFILTASALISRFDWVLYIFGAILLVTAYRLVFNAEEEIDVESKWAVTLARRLLPVTSRYHGSKFFIREAGKLTATPLFVVLFMVETTDVIFAFDSIPAVFGVTSDPFIVFTSNVFAILGLRSLYFVLLGAVDRFHYLKPALAFILAFIGTKMILEQLPKSWPVHVDISSQWSLGVIAATLTVAALASVLRPPGGGAGATESSA; this is encoded by the coding sequence TTGGGCTTCGGACCGTGGTCGTGGGTCCTCTTCATTGTCTTCGTCCTCAGCCTGCTGTTCATCGACCTGAAGGTGCTCCACCGCAACCCGCACAAGGTCAGCGCGCGCGAAGCAGGCCTGTGGACGCTCGTGCTCGTCGGCCTCGCGCTCGCGTTCGCCTATCTGGTCAGCGTGCGCCACGAGGGCGGCGCCCAGGCGGCCACCGACTTCCTGACGGCCTACGTCCTCGAGCAATCGCTCTCGATCGACAACATCTTCGTCTTCGTCATCATCTTCGCGTCGTTCAGCGTGCCGGCCGAGCTCCAACACCGCGTGCTCCTGTGGGGCGTGCTCGGGGCGCTCATCCTGCGCGCGGTGTTCATCCTGACCGCCTCGGCCTTGATCAGCCGGTTCGACTGGGTGCTCTACATCTTCGGCGCCATCCTGCTCGTGACGGCCTACCGCTTGGTGTTCAACGCCGAGGAGGAGATCGACGTCGAGAGCAAGTGGGCGGTCACGCTGGCCCGGCGGCTGCTGCCGGTCACGAGCCGCTATCACGGGTCGAAGTTCTTCATCCGCGAGGCCGGCAAGCTGACCGCCACGCCGCTGTTCGTCGTCCTGTTCATGGTCGAGACGACGGACGTGATCTTCGCCTTCGACTCGATCCCGGCCGTATTCGGCGTGACGAGCGACCCGTTCATCGTCTTCACGAGCAACGTCTTCGCCATCCTCGGCCTCCGCTCGCTCTACTTCGTCCTGCTGGGCGCCGTCGACCGCTTCCACTACCTCAAGCCCGCCCTGGCGTTCATCCTGGCCTTCATCGGCACGAAGATGATCCTGGAGCAGCTGCCCAAGTCCTGGCCGGTCCATGTCGACATCTCCAGCCAGTGGTCGCTGGGGGTGATTGCGGCGACGTTGACGGTGGCGGCGCTGGCGTCGGTGCTGCGGCCGCCGGGGGGTGGAGCGGGGGCGACGGAGTCGTCGGCGTAG
- a CDS encoding J domain-containing protein yields MDYKDYYKILGVPRTADDKAIRRAYRKLAKESHPDLHPDDAAASQRFKDVAEAYEVLGDADKRAKYDKFGAAWRQSERAGGADGFDWSQWGGAPGGRRAGAPGGGRTNVRNLSPEDLEAIFGRGGGGGFSDFFESLFGGGMGGGAGDDAQAGRRSRVGGSRQAAMPPRGGDLEAAVPITLAEAYGGTARQLQLDGRRIEVRIPPGVKTGSKVRVRGEGQPGQAGAGDLFLIVEVQPDPRFQRDGDDLRAAVKVPLYTALLGGEAAVPMPDGSSSARLTIPPETRNGQRFRLSGKGMPKLRAPDTRGDLFVTVDVELPRDLTDEERSMFETLAKLRPAP; encoded by the coding sequence ATGGACTACAAGGACTACTACAAGATCCTCGGCGTCCCCCGCACCGCCGACGACAAGGCGATCCGCCGCGCCTACCGCAAGCTGGCCAAGGAGAGCCATCCGGACCTTCATCCGGATGACGCGGCCGCCTCGCAGCGCTTCAAGGACGTCGCCGAGGCGTACGAGGTGCTGGGCGATGCGGACAAGCGCGCCAAGTACGACAAGTTCGGCGCGGCGTGGCGCCAGTCCGAGCGGGCGGGCGGCGCCGACGGCTTCGACTGGTCGCAGTGGGGCGGGGCGCCGGGCGGGCGGCGCGCCGGAGCGCCCGGCGGGGGCCGGACGAACGTGCGCAACCTATCGCCCGAGGACCTCGAAGCGATCTTCGGCCGCGGCGGCGGAGGCGGCTTCTCCGACTTCTTCGAGTCGCTCTTCGGCGGCGGCATGGGCGGCGGCGCCGGCGACGACGCACAGGCCGGCCGCCGTTCGCGCGTCGGTGGATCACGCCAGGCGGCGATGCCCCCGCGCGGCGGCGACCTCGAGGCCGCGGTGCCGATCACGCTGGCCGAAGCCTACGGCGGCACGGCGCGCCAGCTCCAGCTCGACGGCCGGCGGATCGAGGTTCGCATCCCGCCCGGCGTCAAGACGGGGAGCAAGGTCCGGGTGCGCGGCGAGGGCCAGCCGGGGCAGGCGGGCGCGGGCGATCTGTTCCTCATCGTCGAGGTGCAGCCCGATCCGCGGTTCCAGCGCGACGGCGATGATCTCCGCGCGGCCGTCAAGGTCCCGCTCTACACGGCCCTCCTCGGCGGTGAGGCCGCCGTGCCGATGCCGGATGGCAGCTCCAGCGCGCGCTTGACGATCCCGCCCGAAACGCGCAACGGCCAGCGATTTCGCTTGAGCGGCAAGGGAATGCCCAAGCTCCGCGCGCCCGACACGCGCGGCGACCTCTTCGTGACGGTCGACGTCGAGCTGCCGCGCGACCTGACGGATGAGGAGCGGTCGATGTTCGAGACGCTGGCGAAGCTGCGCCCGGCGCCGTAG
- a CDS encoding response regulator transcription factor: MTDATLLKDRLVLVCDDEQRIIQFVRVNFEMQGARVDEAHDGTTCVQKVRETLPDLVVLDVNMPGMDGFETLRELRTFSDVPVIMLTVQADETDRIRGLDLGADDYVAKPFSPSELVSRARAVLRRVQTPRDNRIVVVDEDLQLDFAHREVIAKGKRVKLRPTEWRLLYHLVKHAGWLQTHEVILTNVWGPEYVDQDNYVRLYITYLRQKIEPEPSHPRYIVTERGMGYRFVDFGGKKDLPGLVP; this comes from the coding sequence ATGACGGACGCCACGCTGCTGAAGGACCGGCTCGTCCTGGTCTGCGACGACGAGCAGCGGATCATCCAGTTCGTCCGCGTGAACTTCGAGATGCAGGGCGCTCGGGTCGATGAGGCGCACGACGGTACGACGTGCGTGCAGAAGGTGCGTGAGACGCTGCCGGACCTCGTCGTCCTCGACGTGAACATGCCCGGCATGGACGGCTTCGAAACGCTGCGCGAGCTGCGCACCTTCTCCGATGTCCCGGTGATCATGCTGACGGTGCAAGCCGACGAGACGGACCGCATCCGCGGCCTCGACCTCGGCGCGGACGACTACGTGGCCAAGCCGTTCTCGCCAAGTGAGCTCGTCAGCCGCGCCCGCGCCGTCCTGCGCCGAGTCCAGACGCCGCGCGACAACCGGATCGTCGTCGTCGACGAGGATCTCCAACTCGACTTCGCCCACCGCGAGGTCATCGCCAAGGGCAAGCGCGTGAAGCTCCGGCCCACGGAATGGCGCCTGCTCTACCACCTCGTGAAGCACGCCGGGTGGCTCCAGACGCACGAGGTCATCCTGACGAACGTCTGGGGGCCGGAGTACGTCGACCAGGACAACTACGTCCGGCTCTACATCACCTACCTGCGCCAGAAGATCGAGCCCGAACCGTCCCACCCGCGCTACATCGTGACGGAGCGCGGGATGGGCTATCGGTTCGTGGATTTCGGGGGGAAGAAGGACTTGCCGGGCCTAGTTCCGTGA
- a CDS encoding Hsp20/alpha crystallin family protein — translation MTTKIVRRTWSPVTDLSPDVLSLRQAMDRLVADSVVRWPAGGPARASGPLAPAVDAWEEGDTVIVELAMPGVAPDAFDVTIERDTLVVSGEAPAQAADRTWLIKERPNGRFERRFDLSVPLDVERITASYVDGILRLELPKAESVKARKIEVSRN, via the coding sequence ATGACGACGAAGATCGTGCGCCGCACCTGGAGCCCCGTGACCGACCTTTCCCCCGATGTTCTCTCGCTGCGCCAGGCGATGGACCGGCTCGTCGCGGACAGCGTCGTCCGGTGGCCGGCCGGCGGGCCCGCCCGCGCCAGCGGCCCCCTCGCTCCGGCCGTCGATGCCTGGGAGGAGGGCGACACCGTGATCGTGGAGCTGGCGATGCCCGGTGTCGCCCCCGATGCCTTCGACGTGACGATCGAGCGCGACACGCTCGTCGTGTCCGGCGAGGCGCCGGCGCAGGCCGCGGACCGGACGTGGTTGATCAAGGAGCGCCCCAACGGCCGCTTCGAGCGCCGCTTCGACCTGAGCGTGCCGCTCGATGTCGAGCGAATCACGGCCAGCTATGTCGACGGCATCCTCCGCCTCGAGCTGCCGAAGGCCGAGTCGGTGAAGGCGCGGAAGATCGAGGTTTCACGGAACTAG
- a CDS encoding RluA family pseudouridine synthase, with translation MSEPRTFTADAADDGERLDVVLARRVGVLRAEAQRWIGAGRVQVDGRAAKAGGRLAAGAVVAVGAGMAEVVASPTASAGAPLDVLYADDSMLAVAKPAGLVVHPGLGHADGTLVNALAARFPDIAAAFGPEDPRPGIVHRLDADTSGVLVVARTPAVRAALQAQFKGRSVDKVYLAIVRGAVQPPHGLIDAPLGRDAVHRQRIAVVPGGRVAVTGYHVAVERPTDSLIVLRLFTGRTHQIRVHLAAIGHPVAGDRVYGRPDRAIGRMALHAWRLALTHPVTGERLTIEAPLPDDLAIELTRRYGPAWAEHATAAAAALALWPTPASVLAEELAEERTEDDLGSEDVGENEGERDPLP, from the coding sequence ATGAGCGAACCGCGCACGTTCACGGCGGACGCCGCGGATGACGGCGAGCGGCTCGACGTCGTGCTGGCGCGTCGGGTGGGTGTGCTGCGCGCCGAAGCGCAGCGCTGGATCGGCGCCGGGCGGGTTCAGGTCGACGGCCGGGCGGCGAAGGCCGGCGGGCGCTTGGCAGCGGGCGCCGTCGTCGCGGTCGGCGCGGGCATGGCGGAAGTGGTGGCATCGCCGACGGCTTCGGCGGGCGCACCGCTGGACGTGCTGTACGCCGACGACTCGATGCTGGCGGTGGCCAAGCCGGCCGGGCTGGTCGTTCACCCCGGCCTCGGCCACGCGGACGGCACGCTGGTGAACGCGCTCGCCGCGCGCTTCCCGGACATCGCGGCCGCGTTCGGACCCGAAGATCCGCGGCCCGGCATCGTCCACCGTCTGGACGCCGATACGTCGGGCGTGCTCGTCGTGGCGCGCACGCCGGCCGTTCGGGCGGCGCTGCAGGCGCAGTTCAAGGGTCGTTCGGTCGACAAGGTCTATCTGGCGATCGTCCGCGGCGCCGTCCAGCCGCCGCACGGCCTGATCGACGCACCGCTCGGCCGCGACGCCGTCCATCGGCAGCGGATCGCGGTGGTGCCGGGGGGGCGGGTGGCGGTGACGGGCTACCACGTGGCCGTCGAGCGGCCGACGGACAGCCTGATCGTCCTGCGCCTGTTCACGGGCCGGACGCACCAGATCCGCGTTCACCTGGCCGCCATCGGGCACCCCGTAGCGGGCGACCGCGTCTACGGCCGCCCGGACCGGGCGATCGGCCGCATGGCGCTCCACGCCTGGCGCCTGGCACTGACGCACCCGGTGACCGGCGAGCGGCTGACGATCGAGGCGCCGCTCCCGGACGACTTGGCCATCGAACTCACGCGGCGCTACGGGCCGGCGTGGGCGGAGCACGCCACGGCAGCCGCGGCGGCGCTGGCGCTGTGGCCGACGCCGGCGTCCGTGCTGGCGGAGGAGCTGGCCGAGGAGCGGACGGAGGACGATCTCGGGAGCGAGGATGTGGGCGAGAACGAGGGCGAGCGGGATCCGCTGCCCTAG
- a CDS encoding DUF433 domain-containing protein, giving the protein MDWREHIAMDADVLAGKPVVKGTRLAVSFLVDLMAQGWSVADLLANYPRLTDADVRACLAYASESLEREAVYPLAV; this is encoded by the coding sequence ATGGACTGGCGTGAGCATATCGCGATGGACGCGGACGTTCTGGCAGGCAAGCCCGTTGTGAAGGGCACCAGGCTGGCGGTGTCGTTCCTGGTCGATCTGATGGCCCAGGGATGGAGTGTCGCCGACCTCCTCGCCAACTACCCCCGACTGACGGATGCCGACGTGCGTGCGTGCTTGGCTTACGCGAGCGAGTCCCTTGAACGCGAGGCCGTCTATCCGCTGGCAGTATAG
- the tatA gene encoding twin-arginine translocase TatA/TatE family subunit — protein MLGGIGMPELLIILVIVLIIFGAGKISEIGGALGRGISEFRRNSSTDDKKDAPAAPAAATEADGSGPKLVS, from the coding sequence ATGCTTGGTGGCATTGGGATGCCGGAACTGCTCATCATCCTGGTGATCGTCCTGATCATCTTTGGCGCGGGCAAGATCTCGGAGATCGGCGGCGCGCTCGGGCGCGGGATCAGCGAGTTCCGGCGCAACTCGTCGACGGACGACAAGAAGGACGCTCCGGCGGCTCCGGCTGCCGCGACCGAGGCGGATGGATCGGGGCCGAAGCTCGTCAGCTAG
- the lspA gene encoding signal peptidase II: protein MFAAALLSTVALDQLTKHFVRGWLAPGERWPGAESALTKVFTFTHVHNTGMAFGLGQGRSEVFALIATIVVLGLMVYQSRLPLDAGWLRLALGLQAGGAIGNLTDRLRRGYVTDFFDFQVWPVFNIADSAIFIGVAILAWHLWRTEDDGGRSAVDAERTDVDAGRRDVDAVQPAGARAEVGDG, encoded by the coding sequence CTGTTCGCCGCCGCGCTCCTGTCCACGGTCGCGCTCGATCAGCTCACGAAGCACTTCGTCCGGGGCTGGCTGGCGCCCGGCGAGCGCTGGCCGGGCGCCGAGTCGGCCTTGACCAAGGTCTTCACCTTCACCCACGTCCACAACACCGGCATGGCGTTCGGCCTCGGCCAAGGCAGGAGCGAGGTCTTCGCGCTCATCGCCACCATCGTCGTCCTCGGCCTCATGGTCTACCAGTCCCGCCTGCCGCTGGACGCCGGCTGGCTGCGCCTCGCCCTCGGCTTGCAGGCGGGCGGGGCGATCGGCAACCTCACGGACCGCTTGCGCCGCGGCTACGTCACGGACTTCTTCGACTTCCAGGTCTGGCCGGTGTTCAACATCGCCGACTCGGCGATCTTCATCGGCGTGGCGATCCTGGCATGGCACTTGTGGCGGACGGAGGATGACGGGGGGCGCTCGGCTGTCGATGCGGAGCGGACGGATGTCGACGCAGGGCGGAGGGATGTCGACGCCGTGCAGCCGGCGGGCGCTCGCGCGGAAGTGGGCGACGGATGA
- a CDS encoding DUF5615 family PIN-like protein — protein sequence MEILADENIPAAVVEALRARGHDVVWVADQAPSTGDPSVLALAQIGARLLVTQDKDFGALAYKSRLPAGSGIALVRLTSPSPSVLAGVLVSVLESRTDWAEPFAVIEPGRVRMRSLPER from the coding sequence GTGGAGATCCTGGCGGATGAGAACATACCGGCCGCGGTTGTCGAAGCGCTACGAGCGCGCGGCCACGATGTGGTCTGGGTGGCCGATCAGGCACCGAGCACGGGCGATCCGAGCGTGCTCGCACTTGCGCAGATCGGCGCGCGCCTGCTCGTTACGCAGGACAAGGACTTCGGGGCGTTGGCCTACAAGTCGAGGCTTCCAGCTGGATCCGGGATTGCGCTCGTCCGATTGACCTCGCCTTCACCTTCGGTGCTGGCTGGCGTACTTGTATCCGTACTGGAGAGTCGAACGGACTGGGCAGAGCCCTTCGCTGTGATCGAGCCGGGCCGCGTGCGGATGCGCTCATTGCCGGAGCGCTAG
- a CDS encoding histone deacetylase, with product MTEPEPRDSDPDTEPAPVQGAATIALAVVPSPGHDDPGHPEHAGRIPAILDALAADGWADRLPRLDVAPAPHDALARVHDRRYIDALRAAMAHAPGLIDPAPTYVTPSSFDDACRAAGAAMAAVDAVLDGRAGSAFALARPPGHHARPAQAMGFCLFGNVAVAARHAQARGIGRVLIVDFDVHHGNGTQEICYGDGSVVFVSTHQQGAYPGTGALDEVGEGAGRGATVNVPLPSGAGDAAFDRVFADVVAPLAERVRPELVLVSAGFDASFRDPLAGLTVTGAGFHTAAKALADIAARHAEGRIAFVLEGGYDLPALGEGVANVVRALHGRAALAALGRSDQGEPSVNAWIDAVRSRHRL from the coding sequence ATGACGGAGCCCGAGCCACGCGACAGCGATCCCGACACCGAGCCGGCGCCGGTCCAAGGCGCCGCCACGATCGCCCTCGCCGTCGTCCCGTCCCCCGGCCACGATGACCCCGGCCACCCCGAGCACGCCGGCCGCATCCCGGCCATCCTGGACGCCCTCGCCGCCGACGGCTGGGCCGACCGCTTGCCCCGCCTCGACGTCGCGCCCGCCCCCCATGACGCCCTCGCCCGCGTTCACGACCGGCGCTACATCGACGCGCTCCGTGCGGCGATGGCCCATGCGCCCGGTCTGATCGACCCGGCGCCGACGTACGTCACGCCGTCGTCGTTCGACGATGCCTGCCGCGCCGCCGGCGCCGCGATGGCCGCGGTCGACGCCGTGCTCGACGGCCGCGCCGGCAGCGCCTTCGCCCTCGCCCGGCCGCCCGGCCACCACGCCCGCCCCGCTCAGGCGATGGGGTTCTGCTTGTTCGGCAACGTCGCCGTCGCCGCCCGCCACGCCCAAGCGCGGGGCATCGGCCGCGTGCTGATCGTCGACTTCGACGTCCATCACGGCAACGGGACGCAGGAGATCTGCTACGGCGACGGCAGCGTCGTCTTCGTGTCGACGCACCAGCAGGGCGCGTATCCGGGCACGGGCGCGCTCGACGAGGTCGGTGAAGGCGCCGGCCGTGGGGCGACGGTCAACGTGCCGCTGCCGAGTGGCGCGGGCGACGCGGCGTTCGATCGTGTCTTCGCCGACGTCGTCGCGCCGCTGGCCGAGCGCGTGCGCCCCGAACTCGTCCTCGTCTCCGCCGGCTTCGACGCCTCGTTCCGCGACCCGCTGGCCGGCCTGACGGTAACCGGCGCCGGTTTCCACACCGCCGCGAAGGCCCTCGCCGACATCGCCGCGCGCCACGCCGAGGGCCGGATCGCGTTCGTCCTCGAGGGCGGCTACGACCTGCCGGCGCTGGGCGAGGGCGTCGCGAACGTGGTGCGGGCGTTGCACGGGCGGGCGGCGTTGGCGGCGTTGGGGCGATCGGATCAGGGGGAGCCGTCGGTGAATGCGTGGATCGATGCCGTACGGAGTCGCCACCGATTGTAG